From Fusobacterium varium:
AAGTATTTTTTTAAGTAAGATAGAATTTGTAAAATATGCTAATGATCCAGATACAATTGTCGAACCATATGCTAAAACTGTAGTAACTGCCAACAGTTTTCCAGCTTTTTTACCTAAGTCTCCAATACCTGGTGCTACGAATCCTAAAATTATTAATGGGATAACAAATTGTAAAAAGTTTCCAAATAATCCATTAAATGTAAGCATAACTCTTAATAATGGTATAAATCCAATTTTTCCAATTATGATTCCTGCTATCAAACCTATTATAAGTTTTGGTAGTAATCCTAATTTTTTCATAAATTCCACTTCCCTTTTTAGTTTTTTATATACTGATTTTTATTAACTTACTTTTTTAAATTATTAACGAATATCATAACCAGCTTCTATAATTTTAGCTTTTACAGCGTCTCTATGAGCCATATCACTGCATTCTATTACCAATGTTACTTCCTGCATTGTTATTCCTAATTCTACATTATACATACTTTGAGTTATAAATAGAATATTGGCTCTATTTTCTGTAATTAAACTTAATAATTTTTCTGTTTCTCCAAATCTGTCATGTACCTTTACTTTGAATTCATATCTTCTTCCTGCATTAATTAAAGCTCTGTTCAATACTCTTTCTATAAGATTGACATCTATGTTTCCTCCTGAAACTACTGCACATGTCTTTCTTCCCTTACAGTCAATTTTTCCTGCAAGTATTGCTGCTAAAGGTGTTGCTCCTGCTCCTTCTGCAACTACTTTACTTTTTTCCATAAGGAATAGTATTGCTGTTGCTATTTCATCCTCTGTTACTGTTACTACTTCATCTACATATTGTTTTACCAACTCAAGAGTTTTGCATCCTACTTTTTTTACTGCTATTCCATCTGCTATTGTTGGTGTTGCACATACTTCACAGCATTCTCCTTTTGCCAACGCCTCTGTCATTGATGCTGCATTTGCTGATTCCACTCCTATTATTCTTACTGAAGGATTTATTGATTTTATTGCTGTCGCTATTCCTGCAAGTATTCCCCCTCCACCTATTGGTACTAATACTGTATCTATATCAATTGCATCTTCCAATATTTCCAGTCCTATTGTTCCCTGACCTGAAATTACATAGTCATCATCAAATGGATGTAAAAATATAGCTCCTGTTTCTTTTTGAATTTCGCATGCTTTTGCAAAAGCATCATCGTATACTGTTCCACATAATACTACTTCTGCTCCATATCCTTTTGTTGCTGCTACTTTTGCTATTGGTGCAGTTTCAGGCATTACTATTGTTGATTTTATTCCTTGTGCTGTTGCTCCCAAAGCTATTCCCTGCGCATGATTTCCTGCTGATGATGCAATAACTCCTTTTTTCTTTTCCTCTTCTGTTAGATTGGCTATTCTGTTTAATGCTCCTCTTACTTTAAATGATCCTGTCTTTTGAAGATTTTCAAGCTTGAATAATACTTTACCACCAAGTTCTTTTTCTAATGTTGGACACTCTATTAAAGGTGTTCTTTTTACCGAATGTTCGATAGTTTGTTTTGCTTTTTTGATGGTTTCTAATGTTACTGCCATGACTTTCCTCCTCGGTATTAACCTGATTTAATAAATCATTCACATTTTTAATTCTTCTGATTTATATTTTAATTAAAATTAATATTTTTATAACCTATTTTTTAATTATTTCTCAACATAAAACAGTTATTTATGTTTAAATTTGATATACTAAGTCCTAAAACTCTATACCTGAACACGTTTCAAGTATAATACTCCGTTCACATTAAGTCAACCCTTTTTTATTGATAAAAGTAATATATTATATATGATTATTATATTTAATTTAAATTACAGAATGCCTAAAGTTCATTTTTTTTTACTACACTTTTTTTAAAATTATAAATAATGCTATTAAAAATATTAATAAAACCATTGATAAACATACTTTAGTAATAATTTTATATTACAAAATTTCAAAAAAGCATTTTGTTCATTTATTTACTACACAAGTAAAAATCGACCTTTTTTTGACAACAAAAAAATAGGAGAAATTCTCCTATTTCTAATAAATATTTTTTTTAAATAAATTTTATAAATATGTTTTTTATTATTTTATTCCCATCCAATTTGCTATAATCATTTTTTGTACTTCAGAAGTTCCTTCATATATTTCTGTAACTTTTGCATCTCTCATCATTCTTTCAACAGGAAATTTTTTTAAATACCCATTTCCACCTAAAAGTTGTACTGCCTTTTCTGTTGCCTTCATTGCCACTTCTGAAGCAAGAAATTTTGACATAGAAGCTACATATCCGTATTCTTCTCCTCTATCCTTCATATCAGCTGCTTTATATATCAATAATCTAGCTGCATCTATTTTTGTTTGTAAATCAGCTAATAAAAACTGTGTATTTTGAAATTGAGATACTTTTTTCCCATTTACTTCTCTTTCTTTTACATACTTTATAGCTTCATCCAATGCTCCTTGAGCCAATCCTATTGCCTGAGCTGCAACTCCTATTCTTCCACCATTTAAAGTAGCCATTGCAATTTTAAATCCTTCTCCTTCTTCTCCTAATATATTCTTTTTAGAAACAATACAGTTTTCAAAAATAAGTTCACAAGTAGATGAACCCCTTACTCCCATTTTATCTTCTGGTTCTCCTATCAAAAACCCTTTTGTTCCTTTTTCTATTATAAATGCTGATATATTATTTTCAGCTTTTTCTATATCTGTTTTAGCAAATACTACAAATATTCCAGCTTCAAGTGCATTAGTTATTAGAACTTTTTTCCCATTTATTATATAATTTTCTCCATCTAATACTGCAGTTACTCTTGTTCCTGCCTGAGCCTCTGTCCAGCCAAAAGCCCCAATTTTTTCTCCTTTTGCTAAAGGGATTAAAAAATTTTCTTTCTGTATTTCATCTCCATATTGGTATATAGGCCATGCACATAATGATGTATGAGCTGACATAATTACTCCAGTTGAAGCACATCCTTTTGAAAGCTCTTCTACAGCTGAAATATAAGTTTTTGTGTCAAATCCAGCTCCACCGTACTTTTTATCAAAAGGTATTCCCATGAATCCTTCAACACCCATTTTTTTTATATTTTCTATTGGTGCTTCTGCTTTTCTATCTACTTCTGTTGCTGCAGGTTTCACATATGTTTCTGTAAATTTTCTTACTTTTAAAATAAAATCCTCTTGTTCCTTATTAATTCTGAAATCCATATTATTCCTCCATCTATATAATTTACTTTATTATCTATTTTCAGGTTAATTTTATCACAAAACAAAAATAAAATAAAATTATATATTTTTATATTTCGATAAATTTTTTTTATATATATTTTACTTTTATTTGATTTAATCTGTAACACTATATTGGAACAGTATTTATTTTTAAACTCTTTAAAGGAAACATGAATATATTTATCTAAGAAGTTAGTCAGATTTTCATTTTAAATCTAAAGATTTGATAATCCTATTCTTTAATCTTTAATTATAAATTTCAAAAATTTGAACTTTCATTTCCAATTGACTCTCTTTTAATTTTATTCATAAATTATAATTTTTGTAAATATATTTTCAATCATTAAAAAATACCCAAAACCTTAACTAGATAAGATTTTGGGTGCAATATTTTTATTATATTTTAGAAACTCCATAAATTCATTTCAAGACGCTTTCTCATGGTAAAAGCTGTAACCATTATAAGAAGGACTCCTCCTATAAGCATTATGCCACCATATGAAAGACTTGTTAATTCCATTCCTAAACTTTTTAATAAAGGAATGGGATCCTTTTGAAAACTCATAAATAATCCATTATCTATATTTCTTGCATTACTTACAATAAATATTAAATCTCTTAAAGCTAAAAGACCTGTAATTGCTGAAAGTATTCTTACAATAATTATATACTCCTTATAAAAAAGATAGCATGTTACCACTCCTAATAAGACCAAAATTATTCCATTAAACTCTCCTGCACTCATTGAATAAAAATTTATTTTTTCTAATGATGATACTTTTACTAAAGGGCAAAATGTAGCTAATGCTATCATTCCTGCTCCTAGCATCCCTATGATTTTTCTTTCCACAAAATCACTCCCCTATTTTGTTTTTATATATACATGTATATTACCTCACATTCTAAAAAAAATCAATATTCTTCTGCAAAGAAAAACTTATTTAGAATTCATTTGTATTCTATAATCCTTTTTTTTACTTCTACTAAATTTCAAAAAAATATTATTATTTATGTCCTTTTAATATTTTTATAAAAAAAGCTGAGTAACATTTAAAAAAAATGTTTTACTCAGCTCTCTTTTTTGTATAATATAGTTACCACCCTAATTATACAAAGGAGACATTCATGCAAATCAAACATATTATCTCTAAAGTCAATATAACAAATCTTTTAGGTAAAATCAAGAAATATTTTAAAAATGAACATTTTGAGGATGTTAAACAGACTATTCAAAAATTCTTAGCTTGTTCTATTGATAAATCTTTTCTCTCTCTTCAATGCCCTAAGTGTCATGAGGCGCATAAAATTAAAGTTACTTGTAAATCTAGATTTTGTCCTTCCTGTGGTAAACGTTATTCTGCTGTTTGAACTGAAAAAACTTCCACTTCTCTTATTGATGTTAAACATAGAAGTGTCCTTTTTACTATTCCTGAAGAACTTAGAATGTTTTTCTTCTATGATAGAGACCTTTTAACTAAGCTTGCTTATGCTGTTAATGATGTTTTTAAATATCAATTTCATAACATTAAAGCAAAAAATCAAAGAATTCATAAAATTTCAAAATATTCCTCTAAATACTTTACTAACTCAGATATCATTCATTATGGATTGATTACTGTTATTCATACCTTTGGGCGCGATCTTAAATGGAACCCTCATATTCATGCTATTGTTACTTTAGGTGGATTCAATAAAAACTTCCAATTTCTTGAAAAAAAATATTTTCATGTCAATTCCATTGCTGGACAATGGAAAAAAATGGTTATTGATATTGTTAAATCTGGAAATTATGACAAGCCTGAAATTAAAGCTAAAGCTTATGCTGCTGCTAACTACCTTTATCGCAAAAATACAAGATTCTTTTTCAATGTTGCAAAAAATGATTTAAATAATAATATTTATGCAATTAAATATATTGGCAGATATCTGTCAAGAGCTCCTATCGCAGAATATAAAATTGTTGATTTCTATGATAATAAGGTTACTTTCTATTATGAAAGTCTTGCTGATGATAAACAAAGAATTGAGCTTACTTTAGATGTGGAAACATTTCTTTCCAAATTAATTATTCACATTCCCCCTAAACATTTCAAAATGATTAGGCGCTTTGGAATCTATTCTAGAAATATTAAATCAGAACTTAAAAACATCATGAAATTCATGAGAAAATATGTCTCTAAATATTCCAATTCTACTTTTTATCAACTTGAAATATGGAACGCTTTTGGAGTAAATCCTTTTTATTGTTTTAAATGTAATGCCAGAATGAAAGTTAAAAAAATATCATATTTTAATATACATACAGGCTCCATTTGCTGGAAAGAATATCGCTAAACAGCTGATTAACAATCAGCTTTTTTGTGCTGTCAATTTTAATCTTATTCGATTAATATATCTAATATGAATACAAAATAATTAACATTTTTTATTTTTTTAACAAATTTATCAAATTATAATTTCCTAAGAAATAAAAAAAAGTCCATTTTCTTTAATGGACTTTTCAATTATTTTTTAATTTTATCTTAGATTTGAAGCACTGCTTATAAATTACACAAAATTTATCTTATTCCTTTGTTTTAATCATTTCATCAGTTATTTTTATTTCGCTTTCATAAATTTTTATCATTCCTGGTTTTCCATCAGCAGGAAATCTGAAAGTACTTTTTACTGCTGCTTTTCCTGGTATATTAATATCTCCAAACGGTCCTGAAGAAAAAACTGCAAATCCATCGGTATCTAAAAGCTGCAAAGATTTCTGTTCATGAAGATTTGTTAATCTTATCATTTTATCTGTCTCATTTTTTAATCCAACTGTTACTTTATATCCTGTTTCATCCTCTGTTACTGTTAATGCTGAAGCTTTTATATACTTTTCAAAAACCTCTTTATCATAAATTATTAAAGCTTCATCTAAACTTCCACCATCTTTTCTTCCTGTATCTACACCATCTTTCACGCCTTTTAAAATATTTTTTCCAGTAGATACTGCTCCTGATACTACTGATGACACTGCTTCAGTTACAGTAGACTTTTCTTCCGAATATGATGTTATACATGTTAATAATCCTAAAACACAAATTAATTTTTTCATTTCTTCCTCCCAAAATAAACCTATTACAAATTTTTAAATGTAACTTCTTATATCACATTTATTCTTTTATTTCAATGAGTTTTATCCGTTTTATAATTAATATAGTTATTTTTATCAATTTTAAAGATTATTTATATAAAATAAAAAATGATAGAAATATCTAAAAATTTCTCTCAAAAAAATTAATTTAAATCATATTTTAAAAAATCATTTTTATCCATTGTAGTTCTTACTTTTTTAATATACTCTTCTCCTTCTTCTGAATATTTCATCAATCCATATGCTATTTCAGAAGCTGGTTTTTCATCATTTATTAATTCTCTGACTTTTTTATATGCATCGTTTCTTGAAATTGTTAATACTATATCTGCCACTGAATCCTTTATTGTATCATATTTTTTTAAATGAGGTATAAAACCATTATCCCTCGCTCCTTTTGCTGCTATTCTTGGTTCATTTGGATTAGTTGACCACATACCAAATATATTATTTCCTTCTCTAAAAAATCTTGATGTTCCCCAAGCACTTTCTAATGCACCTTGGGTTAAAATCAGAGAAGTTGGATATATTATCATTTTGGATTTCAATTCCTGCCAATTGCCATATTCTACTTTATATCTATTGAAAATATTTGCACAATATTTTTTTTCTTCTTCAGTTAACTCAGGTTTTTTTTCTAATTTCTTTATTATTTCCTTATCATTTTTTATTTCTTCATGTACAACATTTATTGCTGGAAGAAGAAGCTGCACAAAAGCATCCTTTCTTTCTTCTGATGGAATTTTCCTTAAGTCTAATTCCTCATTAGAAAATACATATAATCCTTCTTCATCTCTTTCTTCGTATAAATCAGCCACACTGTTTATTTCAATTTTTTTATATTCTACTTTTTTTAGAATATTATCATCAACTTTTTTATCACTATATTTAAACAATACAGCCATAATAAAAATCCCTAAAAGTAAATATTTTTTAATTTTCATCAACACTTCCTTTCTTAATTGTTAAATGTTATAAAAATTTATTTGGTATAGTATACTTGATTTTCTCAAAAAAGTAAATAATTATTTTTTTCCAGAACTTCTTATATAGTTCTTTTTTCCATCATATTAAAGGATATTTTCTTCTCCAGTTATTCTTGGAACTACTTTTAAATCATAAAGATAATATGTTTTAGTACTTAATTTTGAGACAATACTACCCTCATCTCCTGCAATTTCTGGAAGAAAAATCTCTTGATATTTTCCATTTATTATTACTATTCCCATAATTAATTTTTTTCTGTTTTTATTTTCTAAAATTATTAAATAATCCCTTTCTCCATCTCCATTTAGATCCGTTTTAGAGTATTCTATTTTATACTTTTCCTTTTCTGACAGCATTTCTTTTAACACAGCATAGTTTTTTTCCTAAATATTTTCCTTTACTACAAGTTTCTTTCAGCATTTTATCTGATGAAATGTCCATTTTTTCGCTAAAAAGATTATTTTCTATTTCATCGTTTATATAATCCCATCTATTTAACTTTTCATCAGAT
This genomic window contains:
- a CDS encoding threonine dehydratase, coding for MAVTLETIKKAKQTIEHSVKRTPLIECPTLEKELGGKVLFKLENLQKTGSFKVRGALNRIANLTEEEKKKGVIASSAGNHAQGIALGATAQGIKSTIVMPETAPIAKVAATKGYGAEVVLCGTVYDDAFAKACEIQKETGAIFLHPFDDDYVISGQGTIGLEILEDAIDIDTVLVPIGGGGILAGIATAIKSINPSVRIIGVESANAASMTEALAKGECCEVCATPTIADGIAVKKVGCKTLELVKQYVDEVVTVTEDEIATAILFLMEKSKVVAEGAGATPLAAILAGKIDCKGRKTCAVVSGGNIDVNLIERVLNRALINAGRRYEFKVKVHDRFGETEKLLSLITENRANILFITQSMYNVELGITMQEVTLVIECSDMAHRDAVKAKIIEAGYDIR
- a CDS encoding acyl-CoA dehydrogenase; translation: MDFRINKEQEDFILKVRKFTETYVKPAATEVDRKAEAPIENIKKMGVEGFMGIPFDKKYGGAGFDTKTYISAVEELSKGCASTGVIMSAHTSLCAWPIYQYGDEIQKENFLIPLAKGEKIGAFGWTEAQAGTRVTAVLDGENYIINGKKVLITNALEAGIFVVFAKTDIEKAENNISAFIIEKGTKGFLIGEPEDKMGVRGSSTCELIFENCIVSKKNILGEEGEGFKIAMATLNGGRIGVAAQAIGLAQGALDEAIKYVKEREVNGKKVSQFQNTQFLLADLQTKIDAARLLIYKAADMKDRGEEYGYVASMSKFLASEVAMKATEKAVQLLGGNGYLKKFPVERMMRDAKVTEIYEGTSEVQKMIIANWMGIK
- a CDS encoding putative transposase, whose translation is MFFFYDRDLLTKLAYAVNDVFKYQFHNIKAKNQRIHKISKYSSKYFTNSDIIHYGLITVIHTFGRDLKWNPHIHAIVTLGGFNKNFQFLEKKYFHVNSIAGQWKKMVIDIVKSGNYDKPEIKAKAYAAANYLYRKNTRFFFNVAKNDLNNNIYAIKYIGRYLSRAPIAEYKIVDFYDNKVTFYYESLADDKQRIELTLDVETFLSKLIIHIPPKHFKMIRRFGIYSRNIKSELKNIMKFMRKYVSKYSNSTFYQLEIWNAFGVNPFYCFKCNARMKVKKISYFNIHTGSICWKEYR